The following are encoded in a window of Acipenser ruthenus chromosome 26, fAciRut3.2 maternal haplotype, whole genome shotgun sequence genomic DNA:
- the LOC117963428 gene encoding adhesion G-protein coupled receptor G2-like isoform X1 — protein MNRIRAPICCTKAPHSLFYPAWILSCACVLFSVTTPAQLPSAGTFYQIEMTIWMTRVDGQGNIDLDVVASLVIKWLCQILPYEMFLLNISVSFQPPSRRADSVGEGTEIDWREVHGRSSPIQFSLGCGAELIVDTEANETQTQEQILQLLESHNYTEGIYTVAAKPGSIRIQPIAKRHRGASTTGQVTPVTIFTLPVTTATSTAWQISAVPGPPCPVTTVTTTRVSTVTETTTPGRTSSATATSMASVFTAAKLTSAKTSTMTSTTTSATTSTTTSARTSTMTSATTSATTSTTTSTTTSTTKAVTTTAQNTNSATTEPPPQNSSLFQSTPRPTHTSMATPTIPGPSPTLQVNFYKIGMNVLVSNAVTDLAFVTEKIMIWLRWILPEDKMTVSHLIVSNNSVSRMPSGYGTDPARRSLRDHRRRKQTLSTTASYGCKILLQVTSEANEAETKELIKRLLIQNSNYTDGSISVRADPATIHIQLIDPGACPAEVTHSFSKGNYTWPEIKAGHTASLGCTGNPNHFAMRKCDVNRDTDRAKWANPMLNSCPTVSSLLDNIVDLAKVDVTTDNALVVAELIKNLTSNSPKMNRQEVEIVVSKVVEVMKVGEVTPSLGLTIVDIVTNIMETESNLQPVANQILEITESIGNTMSFDGESVSITSPMLALTVLNINSSQFDGLAFGVTSFIQGHDLQTFINQDPFDDTVAYISLPRSLEKHLFQKRNRTMARVQFTFYGKTVLFQDSILRDRILNTYVVSATVTNVTIRDLTDPVTITLQHLKPNQYNESVECVFWDLNGNNGLGGWSSEGCRMNSTSLNHTTCLCDHLTHFGVLMDLSRTPISALDDRIMTMITYVGCGLSSIFLTVTLLSYIAFDKLRQDYPSKILMNLSAALLLLNLLFLINTWLASFGNHGLCICLAVTLHYSLLASFTWMLLAAVHMYFALVKVFNIYVHSYILKLCSIGWGVPLVVVSIVLAINKDFYGSGVSAESIGPAKTPEDVFCWVQDNVAFYVSVVAYFLLILVCNLAVFIVVLVQIHSLKARNPAGSQSGHLSNLKSVVSLTFLLGLTWGFGCFAWGPAKVPFLYLFSICNSLQGFFIFVFHCLLKENVRKQWRIHLCCGRFRLNEYSDWSRSGTNGRSRANQAARSPSVKSVKSHKSNSTSSTSNGSDSGRKLISTVGSHLDLVYENPLAASSTSSSPSFPSVFRVQTNGLEVHYQQPSWKK, from the exons ATGAACAGAATCAGGGCTCCAATATGCTGCACCAAGGCTCCCCACAGCCTCTTCTATCCTGCTTGGATACTGAGCTGTGCTTGTGTCCTGTTCTCAG tGACAACGCCTGCTCAGCTGCCTTcag ctGGGACTTTCTATCAAATAGAaatgaccatttggatgaccagagtGGATGGTCAAGGGAATATTGATTTAGATGTAGTTGCAAGCCTTGTTATTAAATGG CTCTGTCAGATTCTTCCCTATGAGATGTTTTTGCTGAACATCAGTGTCTCTTTTCAACCTCCGAG CAGGAGGGCTGATTCTGTTGGGGAAGGCACTGAAATA GATTGGAGGGAAGTTCATGGCAGGTCATCCCCAATACAATTCAG TTTGGGCTGTGGAGCTGAGCTGATAGTGGACACTGAAGCTAATGAAACTCAAACCCAGGAACAGATCCTACAGCTTCTGGAGAGCCACAACTACACCGAAGGGATCTACACTGTGGCAGCCAAGCCAGGCAGCATCAGGATCCAGCCTATCG CCAAGAGGCATAGAGGTGCCTCCACTACCGGGCAGGTAACTCCGGTAACAATCTTCACCCTGCCTGTCACCACGGCCACCAGCACTGCATGGCAGATTAGTGCGGTCCCAG GCCCCCCTTGCCCTGTAACCACGGTAACGACAACCCGTGTGTCGACTGTTACGGAAACCACCACTCCAGGGAGGACGAGCTCTGCTACAG CTACCTCAATGGCCTCAGTGTTTACAGCAGCAAAGCTGACCTCAGCAAAGACCTCAACGATGACTTCAACCACAACCTCAGCCACGACCTCAACCACGACCTCAGCCAGGACCTCAACCATGACCTCAGCCACGACTTCAGCCACGACCTCAACCACGACCTCAACCACAACCTCAACCACAAAAGCTGTGACTACGACTGCTCAGAATACAAACAGTGCCACCACAG AACCGCCCCCACAGAATTCGTCTCTGTTCCAGTCCACTCCCAGACCCACCCACACCAGCATGGCCACACCCACAATACCAGGCCCCAGCCCCACTCTTCAAG TTAATTTCTATAAAATTGGAATGAATGTCCTGGTCAGCAATGCAGTGACAGACCTTGCATTTGTAACAGAGAAAATTATGATCTGG CTCAGATGGATTTTGCCTGAGGATAAGATGACTGTGTCTCATCTGATTGTATCCAACAATTCAGTAAG TCGAATGCCGTCTGGGTATGGGACTGATCCTGCCAGGAGGAGTCTCAGGGACCACAGA AGGAGAAAACAGACTCTGTCGACCACAGCCAG TTATGGCTGTAAGATTCTACTGCAGGTGACTTCAGAGGCCAACGAAGCCGAGACAAAGGAACTGATCAAGAGGTTGCTGatacagaacagcaactacacagATGGGTCGATTTCCGTGAGGGCTGATCCCGCGACTATCCACATCCAGCTCATTG ACCCAGGTGCCTGCCCCGCTGAGGTGACACACTCATTCTCCAAGGGGAACTACACCTGGCCCGAGATCAAAGCGGGGCACACTGCCTCGCTGGGCTGCACGGGGAACCCCAATCACTTTGCCATGAGAAAATG TGATGTGAACAGGGATACTGACCGAGCCAAGTGGGCCAATCCGATGCTGAATTCCTGCCCCACAGTGTCCAGCCTCCTGGACAATATCGTAGATCTGGCGAAAGTCGATGTCACCACCG ACAACGCCCTGGTGGTCGCTGAGCTGATTAAGAACCTGACGAGCAACTCCCCTAAGATGAACCGTCAGGAAGTGGAGATCGTTGTCAGCAAGGTGGTGGAGGTCATGAAGGTCGGGGAGGTCACTCCTTCCCTCGGACTGACCATCGTCGACATCGTCACAAACATCATGGAGACGGAGAGCAACCTGCAGCCTGTTGCCAACCA AATCCTGGAGATCACAGAGAGCATTGGAAACACGATGAGCTTCGACGGAGAGTCGGTCAGCATCACGTCCCCCATGCTGGCCCTGACGGTCTTAAACATCAACTCCTCCCAATTCGATGGACTTGCCTTCGGAGTGACGTCCTTCATCCAAGGCCACGACCTCCAG ACTTTCATCAATCAGGACCCGTTTGATGACACCGTGGCGTACATTTCCCTGCCTCGCTCTCTGGAAAAACACCTTTTTCAAAAGCGCAACAGAACCATGGCTCGGGTCCAGTTCACTTTCTACGGGAAAACTGTGCTCTTCCAG GACTCAATACTGAGAGACAGAATCCTGAACACGTACGTTGTTTCTGCCACTGTGACCAACGTCACCATTCGTGATCTGACAGACCCAGTAACCATAACTCTCCAGCACTTAAAGCCTAATCAG TACAATGAATCCGTGGAGTGTGTGTTTTGGGACTTGAATGGGAACA ATGGGCTGGGAGGTTGGAGCTCCGAGGGCTGTCGAATGAACAGCACCAGTCTGAACCACACCACCTGTCTGTGTGACCATCTCACCCACTTCGGAGTGCTGATG GACCTGTCCAGGACCCCAATCAGTGCCCTGGATGATCGTATCATGACCATGATCACGTACGTTGGCTGTGGTCTGTCCTCCATCTTCCTGACCGTCACCTTGCTGTCCTACATAGCCTTCGA TAAGCTGCGTCAGGACTACCCCTCGAAGATCCTGATGAACCTGTCCGCCGCCCTGCTGCTGCTGAACCTGCTGTTCCTGATCAACACCTGGCTGGCCTCCTTCGGTAACCACGGCCTGTGCATCTGCCTGGCTGTCACCCTGCACTACTCCCTGCTGGCCTCCTTCACCTGGATgctgctggcagctgtgcacatGTACTTCGCGCTCGTCAAGGTCTTCAACATCTACGTGCACTCCTACATCCTCAAGCTCTGCTCCATTGGCTGGG GGGTTCCACTGGTAGTTGTCAGCATTGTACTGGCGATCAACAAAGACTTTTATGGAAGTGGAGTGTCTGCTGAATCTATCGGCCCAGCCAAGACTCCAGAGGATGTGTT CTGCTGGGTCCAGGACAACGTGGCCTTCTACGTGTCGGTGGTGGCCTACTTCCTGCTGATCCTGGTGTGCAACCTGGCTGTGTTCATTGTGGTGCTGGTCCAGATCCACAGCCTGAAGGCCAGGAATCCGGCAGGCAGCCAGAGCGGGCATCTGTCCAACCTGAAGAGCGTGGTCAGCCTAACCTTCCTGCTGGGGCTCACCTGGGGCTTTGGCTGCTTCGCCTGGGGCCCTGCCAAGGTGCCATTCCTCTACCTTTTCTCCATCTGCAACTCCCTGCAAG GGTTCTTCATCTTCGTGTTTCACTGCCTGCTGAAAGAGAACGTCCGTAAGCAGTGGAGGATCCACCTGTGCTGTGGCAGATTCAGGCTTAACGAATACTCAG ACTGGAGCAGGTCTGGTACAAATGGCCGGTCCAGAGCGAATCAAGCGGCCCGCAGCCCCTCAGTGAAATCGGTCAAGTCTCACAAGTCCAACTCCACCAGCAGCACCTCCAATGGGTCTGACTCCGGGAGGAAGCTCATCTCTACCGTGGGATCCCACCTAG ATCTGGTCTATGAAAACCCTTTGGCAGCCTCTTCCACAAGCAGCAGCCCCTCATTCCCCAGCGTGTTCAGAGTTCAGACGAATGGGTTGGAAGTGCACTACCAGCAGCCCTCCTGGAAGAAGTGa
- the LOC117963428 gene encoding adhesion G-protein coupled receptor G2-like isoform X2 encodes MNRIRAPICCTKAPHSLFYPAWILSCACVLFSVTTPAQLPSAGTFYQIEMTIWMTRVDGQGNIDLDVVASLVIKWLCQILPYEMFLLNISVSFQPPRRADSVGEGTEIDWREVHGRSSPIQFSLGCGAELIVDTEANETQTQEQILQLLESHNYTEGIYTVAAKPGSIRIQPIAKRHRGASTTGQVTPVTIFTLPVTTATSTAWQISAVPGPPCPVTTVTTTRVSTVTETTTPGRTSSATATSMASVFTAAKLTSAKTSTMTSTTTSATTSTTTSARTSTMTSATTSATTSTTTSTTTSTTKAVTTTAQNTNSATTEPPPQNSSLFQSTPRPTHTSMATPTIPGPSPTLQVNFYKIGMNVLVSNAVTDLAFVTEKIMIWLRWILPEDKMTVSHLIVSNNSVSRMPSGYGTDPARRSLRDHRRRKQTLSTTASYGCKILLQVTSEANEAETKELIKRLLIQNSNYTDGSISVRADPATIHIQLIDPGACPAEVTHSFSKGNYTWPEIKAGHTASLGCTGNPNHFAMRKCDVNRDTDRAKWANPMLNSCPTVSSLLDNIVDLAKVDVTTDNALVVAELIKNLTSNSPKMNRQEVEIVVSKVVEVMKVGEVTPSLGLTIVDIVTNIMETESNLQPVANQILEITESIGNTMSFDGESVSITSPMLALTVLNINSSQFDGLAFGVTSFIQGHDLQTFINQDPFDDTVAYISLPRSLEKHLFQKRNRTMARVQFTFYGKTVLFQDSILRDRILNTYVVSATVTNVTIRDLTDPVTITLQHLKPNQYNESVECVFWDLNGNNGLGGWSSEGCRMNSTSLNHTTCLCDHLTHFGVLMDLSRTPISALDDRIMTMITYVGCGLSSIFLTVTLLSYIAFDKLRQDYPSKILMNLSAALLLLNLLFLINTWLASFGNHGLCICLAVTLHYSLLASFTWMLLAAVHMYFALVKVFNIYVHSYILKLCSIGWGVPLVVVSIVLAINKDFYGSGVSAESIGPAKTPEDVFCWVQDNVAFYVSVVAYFLLILVCNLAVFIVVLVQIHSLKARNPAGSQSGHLSNLKSVVSLTFLLGLTWGFGCFAWGPAKVPFLYLFSICNSLQGFFIFVFHCLLKENVRKQWRIHLCCGRFRLNEYSDWSRSGTNGRSRANQAARSPSVKSVKSHKSNSTSSTSNGSDSGRKLISTVGSHLDLVYENPLAASSTSSSPSFPSVFRVQTNGLEVHYQQPSWKK; translated from the exons ATGAACAGAATCAGGGCTCCAATATGCTGCACCAAGGCTCCCCACAGCCTCTTCTATCCTGCTTGGATACTGAGCTGTGCTTGTGTCCTGTTCTCAG tGACAACGCCTGCTCAGCTGCCTTcag ctGGGACTTTCTATCAAATAGAaatgaccatttggatgaccagagtGGATGGTCAAGGGAATATTGATTTAGATGTAGTTGCAAGCCTTGTTATTAAATGG CTCTGTCAGATTCTTCCCTATGAGATGTTTTTGCTGAACATCAGTGTCTCTTTTCAACCTCCGAG GAGGGCTGATTCTGTTGGGGAAGGCACTGAAATA GATTGGAGGGAAGTTCATGGCAGGTCATCCCCAATACAATTCAG TTTGGGCTGTGGAGCTGAGCTGATAGTGGACACTGAAGCTAATGAAACTCAAACCCAGGAACAGATCCTACAGCTTCTGGAGAGCCACAACTACACCGAAGGGATCTACACTGTGGCAGCCAAGCCAGGCAGCATCAGGATCCAGCCTATCG CCAAGAGGCATAGAGGTGCCTCCACTACCGGGCAGGTAACTCCGGTAACAATCTTCACCCTGCCTGTCACCACGGCCACCAGCACTGCATGGCAGATTAGTGCGGTCCCAG GCCCCCCTTGCCCTGTAACCACGGTAACGACAACCCGTGTGTCGACTGTTACGGAAACCACCACTCCAGGGAGGACGAGCTCTGCTACAG CTACCTCAATGGCCTCAGTGTTTACAGCAGCAAAGCTGACCTCAGCAAAGACCTCAACGATGACTTCAACCACAACCTCAGCCACGACCTCAACCACGACCTCAGCCAGGACCTCAACCATGACCTCAGCCACGACTTCAGCCACGACCTCAACCACGACCTCAACCACAACCTCAACCACAAAAGCTGTGACTACGACTGCTCAGAATACAAACAGTGCCACCACAG AACCGCCCCCACAGAATTCGTCTCTGTTCCAGTCCACTCCCAGACCCACCCACACCAGCATGGCCACACCCACAATACCAGGCCCCAGCCCCACTCTTCAAG TTAATTTCTATAAAATTGGAATGAATGTCCTGGTCAGCAATGCAGTGACAGACCTTGCATTTGTAACAGAGAAAATTATGATCTGG CTCAGATGGATTTTGCCTGAGGATAAGATGACTGTGTCTCATCTGATTGTATCCAACAATTCAGTAAG TCGAATGCCGTCTGGGTATGGGACTGATCCTGCCAGGAGGAGTCTCAGGGACCACAGA AGGAGAAAACAGACTCTGTCGACCACAGCCAG TTATGGCTGTAAGATTCTACTGCAGGTGACTTCAGAGGCCAACGAAGCCGAGACAAAGGAACTGATCAAGAGGTTGCTGatacagaacagcaactacacagATGGGTCGATTTCCGTGAGGGCTGATCCCGCGACTATCCACATCCAGCTCATTG ACCCAGGTGCCTGCCCCGCTGAGGTGACACACTCATTCTCCAAGGGGAACTACACCTGGCCCGAGATCAAAGCGGGGCACACTGCCTCGCTGGGCTGCACGGGGAACCCCAATCACTTTGCCATGAGAAAATG TGATGTGAACAGGGATACTGACCGAGCCAAGTGGGCCAATCCGATGCTGAATTCCTGCCCCACAGTGTCCAGCCTCCTGGACAATATCGTAGATCTGGCGAAAGTCGATGTCACCACCG ACAACGCCCTGGTGGTCGCTGAGCTGATTAAGAACCTGACGAGCAACTCCCCTAAGATGAACCGTCAGGAAGTGGAGATCGTTGTCAGCAAGGTGGTGGAGGTCATGAAGGTCGGGGAGGTCACTCCTTCCCTCGGACTGACCATCGTCGACATCGTCACAAACATCATGGAGACGGAGAGCAACCTGCAGCCTGTTGCCAACCA AATCCTGGAGATCACAGAGAGCATTGGAAACACGATGAGCTTCGACGGAGAGTCGGTCAGCATCACGTCCCCCATGCTGGCCCTGACGGTCTTAAACATCAACTCCTCCCAATTCGATGGACTTGCCTTCGGAGTGACGTCCTTCATCCAAGGCCACGACCTCCAG ACTTTCATCAATCAGGACCCGTTTGATGACACCGTGGCGTACATTTCCCTGCCTCGCTCTCTGGAAAAACACCTTTTTCAAAAGCGCAACAGAACCATGGCTCGGGTCCAGTTCACTTTCTACGGGAAAACTGTGCTCTTCCAG GACTCAATACTGAGAGACAGAATCCTGAACACGTACGTTGTTTCTGCCACTGTGACCAACGTCACCATTCGTGATCTGACAGACCCAGTAACCATAACTCTCCAGCACTTAAAGCCTAATCAG TACAATGAATCCGTGGAGTGTGTGTTTTGGGACTTGAATGGGAACA ATGGGCTGGGAGGTTGGAGCTCCGAGGGCTGTCGAATGAACAGCACCAGTCTGAACCACACCACCTGTCTGTGTGACCATCTCACCCACTTCGGAGTGCTGATG GACCTGTCCAGGACCCCAATCAGTGCCCTGGATGATCGTATCATGACCATGATCACGTACGTTGGCTGTGGTCTGTCCTCCATCTTCCTGACCGTCACCTTGCTGTCCTACATAGCCTTCGA TAAGCTGCGTCAGGACTACCCCTCGAAGATCCTGATGAACCTGTCCGCCGCCCTGCTGCTGCTGAACCTGCTGTTCCTGATCAACACCTGGCTGGCCTCCTTCGGTAACCACGGCCTGTGCATCTGCCTGGCTGTCACCCTGCACTACTCCCTGCTGGCCTCCTTCACCTGGATgctgctggcagctgtgcacatGTACTTCGCGCTCGTCAAGGTCTTCAACATCTACGTGCACTCCTACATCCTCAAGCTCTGCTCCATTGGCTGGG GGGTTCCACTGGTAGTTGTCAGCATTGTACTGGCGATCAACAAAGACTTTTATGGAAGTGGAGTGTCTGCTGAATCTATCGGCCCAGCCAAGACTCCAGAGGATGTGTT CTGCTGGGTCCAGGACAACGTGGCCTTCTACGTGTCGGTGGTGGCCTACTTCCTGCTGATCCTGGTGTGCAACCTGGCTGTGTTCATTGTGGTGCTGGTCCAGATCCACAGCCTGAAGGCCAGGAATCCGGCAGGCAGCCAGAGCGGGCATCTGTCCAACCTGAAGAGCGTGGTCAGCCTAACCTTCCTGCTGGGGCTCACCTGGGGCTTTGGCTGCTTCGCCTGGGGCCCTGCCAAGGTGCCATTCCTCTACCTTTTCTCCATCTGCAACTCCCTGCAAG GGTTCTTCATCTTCGTGTTTCACTGCCTGCTGAAAGAGAACGTCCGTAAGCAGTGGAGGATCCACCTGTGCTGTGGCAGATTCAGGCTTAACGAATACTCAG ACTGGAGCAGGTCTGGTACAAATGGCCGGTCCAGAGCGAATCAAGCGGCCCGCAGCCCCTCAGTGAAATCGGTCAAGTCTCACAAGTCCAACTCCACCAGCAGCACCTCCAATGGGTCTGACTCCGGGAGGAAGCTCATCTCTACCGTGGGATCCCACCTAG ATCTGGTCTATGAAAACCCTTTGGCAGCCTCTTCCACAAGCAGCAGCCCCTCATTCCCCAGCGTGTTCAGAGTTCAGACGAATGGGTTGGAAGTGCACTACCAGCAGCCCTCCTGGAAGAAGTGa
- the LOC117412464 gene encoding phe13-bombesin receptor-like, with product MSSSKETSTTSSSAEPGDSSSAQNFSTLDSGPAQEAPVAQAVLCTVLSVYGTIIAVGLLGNVILIKVFFTVKSMQTAPNIFIASLAVGDLLLLLTCVPVDASRYFADTGLFGRAGCKIISFHPAGLMSRVAVSHFRYRAIVRPMDLQGSDAVLWTICKVGCIWMLSMLFAVPEAVFSDLYSFNVMGISSTFETCAPYPVSERALQEIHSLLCFLTFYLVPLAIISVYYILIARTLVRSACNMPGEEHPHIRKQVPPGNPLYTGPRSLCNHWPPSTRKRVHSGLSVFLTLLMQADGGQRVLINSLA from the exons ATGAGCTCTTCCAAAGAGACTTCGACAACATCCAGCAGCGCCGAGCCCGGTGATTCAAGCAGCGCTCAGAAtttcagcaccttggacagcGGGCCAGCTCAAGAAGCGCCCGTTGCACAGGCCGTTCTCTGCACGGTCCTGTCTGTCTACGGCACCATCATCGCTGTGGGTCTCCTAGGAAACGTCATCCTGATTAAAGTGTTTTTCACGGTCAAGTCCATGCAGACAGCCCCCAACATCTTTATTGCCAGCCTGGCTGTGGGAGACCTGCTGCTTTTGCTGACCTGCGTGCCGGTGGACGCCAGTCGCTACTTTGCTGATACTGGGCTCTTTGGCAGAGCTGGCTGCAAGATCATCTCTTTTCATCCAGCTGGCCTCA TGAGCCGGGTGGCTGTGTCTCATTTCAGGTACAGAGCGATCGTCAGGCCGATGGACCTGCAGGGCTCGGACGCGGTGCTGTGGACCATCTGCAAGGTGGGATGTATCTGGATGCTGTCCATGCTGTTCGCAGTCCCGGAGGCTGTCTTCTCAGACCTGTATTCGTTCAATGTCATGGGAATCAGCAGCACCTTCGAGACGTGTGCGCCCTACCCGGTCTCAGAGAGAGCCCTGCAGGAGATTCACTCGCTGCTCTGCTTCCTCACCTTCTACCTCGTCCCTCTTGCCATCATCTCCGTCTACTACATCCTGATCGCCAGGACGCTGGTCAGGAGTGCCTGCAACATGCCCGGGGAGGAACACCCGCACATCCGGAAACAGGTGCCTCCGGGAAACCCACTTTACACTGGCCCCCGGTCTCTGTGCAATCACTGGCCTCCCTCAACACGCAAGagggttcattcaggtctcagtgtgttCCTAACATTATTAATGCAGGCTGATGGGGGTCAGCGAGTCTTAATTAACAGCCTGGCCTAG